The sequence atgatcctGGAGAGGTAGCAGTGGGGGACaaaattaataagtattttgcttcagccGTCACTGTAGAAGACTCTAGCAGAATGCTGAAATGcaagagtgtcaggaggcagaagtgagtgtcgtTGCTATTAATAAAGGTGTTTGGGAAGCGGAAagcaggtaagtcacctggaccagttggactacactccaaggttctgaaagaggtggctgaagagattgtggaggcattagtaacagtctttcaaggatcactagattctggaatggttccagagggctggaaaattgctaatgtcactccattctttaagaagaatAATATTAGCAATTTCTGGTCCTCCTGAGAAGGGAGGGggtggcagaagaaaggaaattacaggccagttagcctggcttcactggttgggaagatgttggagcccattattaaggatgaggtttcagggtacttgaagacgcaagataaaataggccaaagtcagtttGGTTTctttcaggggaaatcttgcctgacaaatctgttggaattctttgaggaaataaacaggacagacaaaagagaatcagtgaatgttgtttattttggattttcagaaggcctttgacgaggtgctgcacatgaggctgcttaacaaaataagagcctgTGTAACAGaatggatagaagactggctgattggcatgaagcaacgagtgggaataaaggggcctttttccGGATGGCTGTCAGTAACTAGATATTTGCTGTAAGGGTCGGTGTTAGGATTGCATCGATCATTGAAAAGTCTGGATTCTCTGTATGTGGAGCAGgtatttcccatagtgggggagtccaggatcagagggcacagcctcagaactgagggacatccacttagaacagagatgaagacagtttcttcagccagagggaggtgaatctgtggaatcagtTGCCATATATGACTGGgtaaggccaagtcattgggtatatttgaggcaaaggttgttaggttcttgatgaatcagggtgtcaaatgttTTGGGGAGAAAGCAGATGAATGGGTTTGGGtgtgataatgaatcagccatgttggaatggcggagcatatacaatgggctgaatggcctaattctgcacctaggtcttatggtgccagacagggtggtttgagtatctcagaaaatgctgatctcctgggattttcatacacagcatttaaagtttacaaagaatggtgcaaaactgGCAGCAGTTCCCTGGGCAGAATTGTCTTGTTAATCACAGACATCAGAGAACAGCCAGATCAGTTTAAGGTGacaataaccacacgttacaacagaggtgtgcagaagagcatctctgaatgcacaacacatcaaaccttgaagctgATGGGCTACGTTAGCAGAAGACAACACCAAGTTCCACTCTTGCACCTAACTGAGTAATCGCTGAGTTTACATGGATTATTATAGCAaggtacaagccctttggcccaaaatggcGTGCTGACCCCTTAACTCACTCAAAAATCAATCTTACCTTTTTTATcccacatatccctccatttttcaaaATGCATGTGCTTGTTTGAATGTCCCCAGGTTTCTCTCACCCGCAGGCAGTTATCTGATCAACCACTCTAGTTgagctctccccacccctctctacCCGTCACTGCACTTAAACAAACAAGACAAAATGTACAGATGCCAAAAATCCaatcaaaacacacaaaatgctggaggaactcagcaggccaggcagcatttatggtaaaAAGCACAGCAACGTTCCGGGCCGAgggaagtgtctcggcccgaaacgtctacagtacccttttccatagatgctgcctgtcctgctgagttcctccagcattttgtgtgcactgcTTGTGCACACTTTAAACCATTTTTTATAATGTCGTTTAccttgtaaatacatgctggtatatATGTATTTATACACATTTCATTCCATATCTGTCCTTTAACCACTAACTTTGTTACCTtccttataattttttttgtgttttattttacacagagagtggcgggtgcctGGAATTCGCTGCCTGGgtgggtgtagagacagatacatgagggatttttaagagatgtttagataggcgcttggatgtgaggaaaatggagggatatgggcattgtgtaggaAGAAGGGATTAGCTTGATGATTGATTCCTAACTTAattgggtcagcacaacactgtgggctgaagggcttgttcatgtgctgtattgttcaaaGTTCTATtgccttcattccaaagagaaaacaaAGAAGAGAAGCAATAATGTACTTCAGACCTTGGTTCTCCCCGCGGCAGGACGAGGGTCACTGAGGTGCAGCCGTCCCATTTTGGGCCAGGTCAGAAATATTGCGTAAACCACCTGTTTCCCCGGTGACGATGTATACCTGCCGACACACACATGACACACCCAGCTGAGACAATTGGAAGGTCGAGGGTAAAAGGAGAGTTAACAGTCTGGCAGCATCGGATCATTTTGGTCCGCGTAACGCTTTACAGAGCCAGCAATCACCGATTGGGGTTCCATTAccccgctgtctgtaaggggtttgtacgttctccccgtgaccgcgtgggtttcctccaggggctctggtttcctcccaacattccaaagacgtactggttagggttagtatGTTGTGGGCGCGCATGGCAGcaattgtgggctgcccagcacggTCCACACCTGATCTGACacgaacaacaaatttcactcatTGCTTAAATGCATGTGTGACGGGTTTTATCACAATGTCCACTCATCGCCCTCCTTGTCCCACACCCACTTATTCAGGCTGGCAAACAGCACCAAAGCAAAAAACGGCGCCACGTTGGTCGAGAGGTACCCACCCTCACCCAGAAGGAAAGTGTGTGCCCCTGCCCATCGAAAACCTTCCAGGCTGCCCGTTACAACCGGCAAGTCATTCACTTCGCTAGAAGAATTAAAAGGGTAGataattttctaaatgaggagcaaattcagaaatcagaggtgtaagGGGActcgggagtcctcgtgcagaagTCCCTAAAAGGTTAATTTGCGGTTGAGACATTGGGAGGAAGGCCAGTGCATTtcaaaggactagaatattaaagcagggatgtgatgctgaggcttgataaagcactggtgagaccgcaccttgAGTATGGTGAGCAGCTTCGGTCCCCTTTTCTAAGAGAGGACGTGCTGGCatttgagagagtccagagagggttcaaaagaatgatcctgagaatgaaagggttaatatatagtaacgtgcaaatgtcttaggcacgtTTATATCGCTGggatgccaaagacttttgcacagtcctgtagtaattttacgtattgcattgtactgctgccacaaaaaaaaatctaatttcatgacatatgtgagtgataataaacctgattctgatatgggtctctaatgtggactgggagtgggaaggggtaagggagagaggaatcatggttgggaaaaggggaagggagagggaggagagagggaagcaccagagagacattctgtaatggtcaataaactaattgtttgaaatcaaacagccttgcctggtgcctcagggctggatGCGTCTGCACCCACACtaccccacctccccacccctggtactcctcctctgccacctgtcccacaccccacccacagtcctccaccctcaccattcccaacatcctttgttcctgccaAAGTTAcagactcactctccactccacgttgacaaatacagtgctgtacaaaagtcataggcacccCAGCTGTATATACTGTTTGTGCCTATGAGTTCTACACAGTCCTgtatggctctgggccagtactggCTGCAGCTTAGAAGAATAaggtgggatctcattaaaacctacaaaTTGACAGGCTGAGATAGAATagatgtagagaagatgtttcctacagtgggagggtctaggaccagaggacacagcctcggaatagagggatgtccctttagaacaggaatGAGGAGAAACTTTGTGAACAAGggggtggtaagtctgtggaattcattgccacagacggctgtgcaggccaagtcattgggtgtatttaaagcagagattgacaggtttttGATcattaagggtgtcaaagattacgtggaaaaggcaggagaatggggttgagagggataataagcctgctatgatggaatggcagagtaatctcgatgggctgaatggcctgcattTTATGGCCCAATGGACACTGGACAAGCCTTGCCTCTTCTATCAACAGGGCcatgacaagtgaggtggaaccACTGCCTAAGATCTCGGACACAGGCATTGCCCCCTGAAAGAGCAGGACTCAACCTACTCAACACTGGGGAAGCCCCCACACACCCCAGTGTCTGTCTCAAGCCTCTAACAAGGGATTTGAACCGAAACCCCCAACATGGGCTGAATCTCAGGCCACACGGAGAAAGTTTATAAGGATGCTGCCGGGacatgaggacctgagttacagagacaagttgaataggttaggactttactccctggagcgtaggagtatgagaggtgatttgatagaggttttcaaaatcatgaggggtcTGTAGGCTTTTTCCCCTCAAGTTGCATGGGACTAgagattaagggtgaaaagtaaaaTATTTAGAGGGaacttggatgggaggggtatggagggctatggtcctggtttGAGTCGACGGACCAAGGCAGAGTAAaaatttagcatggactagatgggccaaatggcctatttctttgCTGTAGTGCCCCATAACTCTACAAGCACACACAGTGGGACGTGGAAATAAATTTGGTGCTGATAAATTTGGCCCCACTTCGGATCGAAGTGAATGGAATGAATTTCAGAGATGCTCTGATGTGGATGATTGGTACTAAGGATGACTCAAGCCTCTGCCCTCGATGGTCCTACCACACGCCAGGTGTGACCGTGTCGTTCTGCTTCCTCCAGGGCTTGGTGTTGTAGATTGCCTCCCCGTTGACTTGCAGCCACTGCCCCATCTGCCTCAGCCTCTCCTCGAAGATGGGCACGATCCGACCGTCATGAGTGGGTCCGATGTTCATCAGGAGATTCCCTCCGCAGGACACCGTCTCAACCAGCGTCTGGCAGAAAGAGCGACTGTTACCAATTGGCCAACTCTTAAAATAATCAGCAGGTGATTCACAATTACTCTTCAATGAGTGAAGTGGTTTTCACCTCAAGGGTACCAACCAGAAACCGGGCATATCGGACATGCTgaaccacaagagattctacagaggcTAGggaaacacacaccaaatgctggagggactctgcaggtcaggcagcatcaaggtGGACATCTTGGTTGGCAGGGATGACTTGGTGTGAAGAGCCTGTTTCACTGCAGGGGGCAACTGTAAGTTGACAAGTTGGACCTCCCCTCCTCCAGCCTAAACATTATTAAAAAGTGTACGTCGATAAGTAAATTTTTAACTTCCATTCATTTCTGAAGATTTCTGAAGAAAAAGACATTTTAACTTTTAAATGATCTGCTGCCAACATAAAACAAATCGAGTACAACGATGAAacaagtgaaactccctctgcaccgtcccgtcacaccttccagggtcagacacagaatgaaactccctctgcactgccccatcacaccctccacggtcagacacagtatgaaacTCCCTCTGCACAGTCCTGTCACaccttccagggtcagacacagtatgaaacTCCCTCTGCACAGTACCGTCACAccctccagggtcagacacagtatgaaactccctccacaccgagtCGTCACGATGTacaaggtcagacacagtatgaagcTCCATTCACACCATCCTGTAACAACCTACAGGGTCTGACACAGTaagaagctccctctgcaccatcctGTCACAATCTCCAATGTCAGACAGAATTTGTACTTTAAAATAAGCTGAAAAGCTGCTCATCATTCCTGACTCCCGGAAGAATCCGAAGGATGAATGGAGGAGCAGTCAGGGGTGGGTAGTAAATCACTGCGCCCAGTGAATGAATGAAACAGGTGCACTCTACCTTCACCAGTTGCTCGATCGAGAGGTAGTCCCGGAGCTGGGCCTCTCGCCTGTATCCCCAGGACTTGGAGTCGATGGTCATGCAGTTCTCCCACTTGTGGGTGAGGAGGTGCCCTGGGCTGTACCGATCTGCACAGGTGTAGAATCCGCCGTGCTTGCAAATGGTACCCGCGCCCCATCGGTCGTTGGTTACCACCGTCTCTCGCACAGGACTGAAAGGATAAGACATGGGACCAGAATCTGAtttgacattccatcatggctgatttattatccctctcaactccagtttttctgtcttctcctgtaacctttgacacccttacaaatcCAGAACCTATCtttgcaacagacacaaaatgctggaggaactcagcaggtttggcAGCACCCATGCAAAAAAGGTACAGTCgacgtctcggcccaaaacaccgactgtactttttgtccacagatgctgcctgacctgctgagttcctccagcattttgtgtgtgttgctcggatttccagtgtctgcagattttctcttgtttgtaaagaacctatcattctccactttaaatatacccaatgacttggcctccacggctatctatggcaatgaattccacagattcatcaccctccaactaaagaaattcctcatctctgttccaaatagaCATCTctcctttctgaggctgtgccctctggtcctgccACCCtctctgtaggaaacatcctctgcacatccactctatctcggcctttcaatattcgcaaggtttcaatgagaactccCCTCATTTGTCTAAACTCCAGGTCTAGAACCATCAAACGTGCCttctatgttaaccccttcattcccagggcCATTCTTACGAGCatgctctggatcttctccaacgccagcacatagATGAGCCCATAAGACACAGGGGTAGAATTAGGACACgtggcccaacaagtctgcttTGCTATTCCATTATAATTCCTCTGaacccccattctccagccttctccctgcgACTTTTGATgtcccttattaatcaagaacctatcgacctccattttaaatatacccaatgacttggcctcaacggacgtctatggcaatgaattccacagattcaactctctctggctaaacaaatctctcatctcttttctaaagggacgtccttatattctgaggctgtgccctctggtcccagactctcccagggAAAAGCTGAAGAATAtcacagggaggatgtgcaaACTGCACGTGGACAGCCCTCTCAATCTACCCCGTTATGGCCCTGCACGGCTCAGTCTCAGCAACTGTGCGGCTTCAGTCTGCATTCTGTCAATGTTCTTCCCTTGTCTCCGCCATCTTCACTCTCCGCCGTGAGGAAGTGACCCAGCTGAACAAAGCTCCTCGCTGTGCCTCCGTACACGTGACAATCGTAAACCAATTACTGATGGTTAAAATGGTGATGCTGCAGTACCTCTGGGTGTAGAGCCAGTACAGGAAGCCAGTGCTGTTCCAGTAGGTATCGGGAGCTCCACCGTCCCCGTCAGACCAGAGAATCTCTGGGCGATACTTGTTCACGATCTCGTACAGCTCCGGCAGGGTCTTGGTGGCGGGGAACGTTTTGGTCCGGAAGATGCTGGCAGCATCTTCCAGGAAGTCGGGGTTGAACCATTCGAAGAGGGAGTGATAGAGGCCAAACCTCAAGCTGGTCCTATTACGGACAGCTTGTGCCAGCTCTCCGACAAGGTCACGGTGAGGACCCACGTCAGCTGCGTTCCAGTTCCACGAGTACTTCGACCCCCAGAGTGTAAAACCTACAGGGGACACAAAATCAAAGTCAATATAACCACCATTGTTTAAAGCTGCACTGTGTCAAAGGGTTCACAGgagtgatcctgggaatgaaagggttaacgtgtgaggagcatttgaaggaTCCCAGTCTGTGCTTGCTCAAGTTATGGATAATGAGGGGTGgttgcattgaaacctatcaaatattgaaagggctaaaTAGAGTGaacacggagaggatgtttcccatagtgggggagtctaggaccagagggcacagatagagtggatgtggagaggatgtttcctatagtgggggagtctaggaccagagggcacagatagagtggatgtggagaggatgtttcctatagtggggggagtctaggaccagagggcacagatagagtggatgtggagaggatgtttcccatagtgggggagtctaggaccagagggcacagatagagtggatgtggagaggatgtttcccatagtgggggagtctaggaccagagggcacagatagtggatgtggagaggatgtttcccatagtgggggagtctaggaccagagggcacagatagagtggatgtggagaggatgtttcccatagtgggggagtctaggaccagagggcacagatagagtggatgtggagaggatgtttcccatagtgggggagtctagggccagagggcacagatagagtggacatggagaggatgtttcccatagtgggggagtctagggccagaggacagagacagagtggatgtggagaggacgtttcccatagtgggggagtctaggacccagaggacacagatagagtggacatggagaggatgtttcccatagtgggggagtttagggccagaggacacagatagagagggcatggagaggatgtttcccatagtgggggagtctaggaccagaggacacagatagagtggacggagaggatgtttcctatagtgggtgagtctaggaccggaggacacaaatagagtggatgtggagaggatgtttctcatagtgggggagtctaggaccagaggacacagatagagcggatgtggagaggatgtttcccatagtgggggagcctaggaccagaggacacagatagagtggacggagaggatgtttcctatagtgggtgagtctaggaccagtggacacaaatagagtgaatgtggagaggatgtttcctatagtgggggagtctaggtccagtgggcaaagtctcagaatagagggactttccatttagaacaaagatgacgagg comes from Hypanus sabinus isolate sHypSab1 chromosome 12, sHypSab1.hap1, whole genome shotgun sequence and encodes:
- the fuca2 gene encoding plasma alpha-L-fucosidase isoform X2, producing MERNYPPGFTYPEFAPMFSATFFDAEVWADLLASSGARYVVLTSKHHEGFTLWGSKYSWNWNAADVGPHRDLVGELAQAVRNRTSLRFGLYHSLFEWFNPDFLEDAASIFRTKTFPATKTLPELYEIVNKYRPEILWSDGDGGAPDTYWNSTGFLYWLYTQSPVRETVVTNDRWGAGTICKHGGFYTCADRYSPGHLLTHKWENCMTIDSKSWGYRREAQLRDYLSIEQLVKTLVETVSCGGNLLMNIGPTHDGRIVPIFEERLRQMGQWLQVNGEAIYNTKPWRKQNDTVTPGVWYTSSPGKQVVYAIFLTWPKMGRLHLSDPRPAAGRTKVNLVGYPEPLQWMMSGEQELIVLLPTLLPHQLPCQWAWSLKLTSVS
- the fuca2 gene encoding plasma alpha-L-fucosidase isoform X1, which produces MVAAARLRWAFGCPGLALAWALLSIGPGCRSAPPPSWDTIDSRPLPPWYDRAKFGIFIHWGVFSVPSFGSEWFWFYWQKQRLKQYVEFMERNYPPGFTYPEFAPMFSATFFDAEVWADLLASSGARYVVLTSKHHEGFTLWGSKYSWNWNAADVGPHRDLVGELAQAVRNRTSLRFGLYHSLFEWFNPDFLEDAASIFRTKTFPATKTLPELYEIVNKYRPEILWSDGDGGAPDTYWNSTGFLYWLYTQSPVRETVVTNDRWGAGTICKHGGFYTCADRYSPGHLLTHKWENCMTIDSKSWGYRREAQLRDYLSIEQLVKTLVETVSCGGNLLMNIGPTHDGRIVPIFEERLRQMGQWLQVNGEAIYNTKPWRKQNDTVTPGVWYTSSPGKQVVYAIFLTWPKMGRLHLSDPRPAAGRTKVNLVGYPEPLQWMMSGEQELIVLLPTLLPHQLPCQWAWSLKLTSVS